The DNA segment GCTGTCGTGATAAAAAAGACGGCAAAAGATGTTTCAGAAGATGAGGCATTAGACTATGTACTTGGCTATACAATCGCAAATGATGTCACTGCCAGAGATCTGCAGTCAAAAGACGGGCAGTGGACAAGAGCAAAGTCATTTGATACGTTTTTGCCGATAGGGCCCTGGATTGAGACGGACGTAGATCCATCAAACTTAGAGATAAAAACATACGTAAATGGCGTATTGAAGCAGCACAGCAACACGAAACACCTTATATTCAATGTGCCTAAGCTTGTATCATTCATATCCCATGTGATGACATTAAATCCTGGCGATGTAATACTTACAGGCACTCCATCTGGAGTGGGACCAATAAAGTCAGGGGATGTGGTTACAATCGAGATTGAAGGAATAGGCAAGCTTACAAATAAAGTCAAGTAAAGGGGATACACATGAAACTTTGTTTTTGCGGCGGAGCAAGTGAAGTAGGCGCATCGTGCTACTTAGCGAATATAGATGGAAAAAATATTTTACTGGATTGCGGCATAAGGATGTCGTCTAATAAGGATAACCTTCCTGATTTTCAGCTTATTCAGGAAAATGGCGGCGTCGATGTGATATTGATAAGCCATGCTCACATGGATCACATTGGCGCACTGCCTATAATATCGAGGATTTACCCGGATGCCAAGATATACATGACACATGCTGCAAAAGATTTGACAAGGGTACTTTTGTACGACAGCTTAAAGATAATGGAAAGAGAAGCGGAGATACCCGCTTATGCTGAGATACATGTAAAGGAAATGCTAAACAGGATTATATGCCATACGCCTGGGCATACATTTTCACCTTTTTTAGACGCTGATTTAAAGGTTACTTTCTACAGCGCCGGTCATATAGCAGGTGCAGCGTCAATATACATAGTCGGAAATGGGGGAAGCTTTTTTTACTCAGGTGATTTCTCGAGATTTAGGCAGAATACGATAGAAGGTGCCTCAATACCTAAATTAAGGCCAGATGTAGCCTTTTTTGAATCAACGTATGGCGATAAGCTTCATGCAAATAGAGAATTAGAAGAATCAAGGCTTGTTGAGAAGATAGGATCTGTAGTAAAAAATGGCGGAAAGGTGCTGATACCTGCTTTTGCACTTGGGAGAGCGCAGGAAATAATCCTCATACTAAAAAAAGCTATAAATAAAGGCATGATAAATACAAAGGTTTACGTAGATGGCATGGTAAAAGATATATGCAGGATATACAAGTTAAATCCAAACTACCTAAGGGAAAATTTGGCTAAGAAGATTTTTAAAGGCGGAGAAATATTCTTTGATGGCAACGTGATGCCAGTTGACATGCCTGAAATGAGGGAAGAAATCATAAAAGAGCCATGCGTGATAGTATCAAGCTCAGGAATGCTTACAGGCGGTCCCAGCCAGTGGTATGCTGAAAAGCTGGCAGGAGACGAAAAAAATCTGATAGCCATAACAGGGTATCAAGACGAGGAGTCTCCAGGGAGAAGGCTTTTGGAGCTTACAGATGAAAAAGACGATGATAAAAAGCTTAAATTGGGGGATAAAGAAATACCGGTAAAATGTGCAGTTGACAAGTTTGGACTTTCGGCACATGCCGATATGAGCGAGATACTGTCGCTTGTAAATTTCCTTTATCCTAAAAAAGTGTTTTTAATCCATGGCGATCCAGATGTGATAGATTTTTTAGGAAGAGAAGTGCAGAGGGACATTAGGACAGATGTGTATGTACCACAAAATGGCGATGTGCACGATATCGATATACAAAATCCGCGAAAACAGCTTAAAAGAGAGCCGTTTCCTTCAATGAAAATGGAAGATGCTTTAAATGAAGGCAATGTAGAGAAGCTTTGGAGATTTGTGCTGGATAAAATTGGCGTAGACATAGGATTGTCTGTAGAAGATATAGGGGAAATATGGGGTTGCGTGGAAGATACTGATGCTTTAAAAGATTTGCTAAATAACTCAGTATACTTTCAGCCTGATAAAAAGAGGATGTTTTTATATCGCCCTGTATCAGAAGAAGAACTGAAGTCAGAAGAAGATAAAGGCCCTATGGAAGTGAACAAGATGCTTTCATTAGTTGATGAATACTTCAGCAGAGAGTCAGGACTATACAAAAAGGGTGCCAGATTTGATGAGAAGATAGCTATTTTGTACTTTGATTTTCCAGATGTAGCTAAAAATAAGTATTCAGACTTATTTAAAGAATTTGAAAAAATGACAGGGTGGAAAGTCGAATTAAACGAAAATGTAAATACCTCAGCTATAAATGATGCGATATATAAGCTTATGCCAAATGTCTCTGTTAACAAAGTTTCTTACAAAGCCGCCGACAAATTAGTATCTGTAAAGATCGACGGAGAAATTGAAAATATTGAGGAAGTAAAAGATAAATTTTACAATGAGACGGGACTTAAGCTTAACATTAATGGGCAAGACGCGCCAGTTGATACAATTCACCTCGTCGATACAGGCGATGATAAACTGGAGCAGAATGAAGCACTTAAGATCATAGATGAAACATTTAAGGATTTGCCACATAAGCCCTATAAAAAAAGCATAAAGACATTAAACGGCATCAAGTACATTGAGCTATCTTTCATATCTAAAGTAGTCGGCGAAAGGTACAAAGAAAAAATAGACGAGCTTATAAAGAAGACTGGCTGGCCGATCTTGGTAGGAAATGGATGCAATCAGATAGAAGTCATAAATATTGCAAAGAGAGTATTCGGAGAAATGGGAGTTAACCTTAAGAAAAACCCAAGCGTTTATTTAGACGACCTGACAGTTGGCATATCGATAGATGGCGATGTCACAGATGAAATCATCAAAAAAATAAATGACACATTGTACGACATGACAGGATTAAGGCTTAGGTAAATATAAATTGTAAAGGAAGGTTTGCGATGGGATATAAGGATGTTTCATTGAAATACGGGAAAGGTACGGTAAATGTAAAAGTAGATGAAAATATGTCTACAGTGCTTTATCCTGAGGATTTGCCAGGCGTTGAAGACCCCATGGCAGAAGTATTAAGATCGCTTGAAAAACCAATTGATAAAGCGCCTTTATCTGATTTGGTTAAGGGCAAAAAAGATGTCGTCATACTTGCCAGTGATATAACAAGGCCATCACCATCACAAATTTTGATACCGCCTATAATTGATGAATTAAACAAGGCAGGCATAAGCGATGATAGCATAAAAATCGTTTTTGGGCTTGGATACCATAGAAAGCATACAGATGATGAAAAGAAGACGCTTGTTGGTGAAGAAGTATTTAAAAGGATAAAGTGTATCGACCATGATATAGATGATTGCGTGTACGTTGGCACTACAAAAAGAGGTACGCCTGTAGAAGTCTTTCGTGAAGTATACAATGCAGATTTCATCATAGCTACAGGTAACTTAGAGCTTCACTATAAAGCAGGATACAGCGGAGGACATAAAGCGCTGCTTCCAGGTGTTTGCAGCAAAAATACAATAGAAAAAAACCACGTCCTTATGTTTTCAGAAGGAGCGATGCCAGGCAAAATCGATGGAAACCCTATGAGAGAAGACATCGAAGAAGGAGGAAAGCTGGCAGGTGTTGATTTTATAGTAAATGCAGTTTTAAACAGTCATAAAGAGATAGTAAAAGTAGTATCTGGAGATCCCATAAAAGCCCACAGAGAAGGCGCTAAATACATCGATAAGATGTACAAAAGAGTTATACCCGAAAAAGCTGATATTGTCGTTGCTTCATGTGGAGGATACCCAAAAGACATTAACCTTTATCAAGCTCAAAAAGGGCTTGACAATGCCCAATATTCTGTAAAAGATGGCGGCACTATAATATTGGTTGCGGAATGCAAAGAAGGGCTTGGAGAGAAGCTTTTTTCAGATTGGATGGTAAACTCGTCATCTATAGATGAACCATTGAAATGGATAAAAGAAGAATTCAGGCTTGGAGCACACAAAGCCGCTGTAATCTGCGAAGTATTGAAAAGGGCGGATATATACCTTGTGTCGTCTTTTGATCGCAGTTTTACTGAAAAGATATTCTTTAAATACGCTAAAACCGTTCAAGATGCACTTGATGAAGCCATTAAAAAATACCGCGATCCTAAGGTACTTGTTCTTCCATACGCAAATTCAACCTTGCCGTATGTGGAGGAGTAGTGTATGGCAAATTCTCAAATAACGAAAAAAGTAATGGCTGATGCCCTTAAAGAATTGATGAAGACAAAGCCGTTAAATAAAATCTCCGTACAGGATATAGTAGATAGATGTGGTCTCAATAGGCAGACTTTTTATTATCATTTTCACGATATTTTTGAACTGCTTGAGTGGATTTATAAAAAAGAAGCTATTGAAAAAATCTCTCAATATAAAAATTATGAACATTGGACAGAGGGATTTTATCAAGTATTTAAATACATTGAGGATAACAAATTATTCTGCATGAATACATTAAACTCATTGGGGAGAGAACACTTGGAGAATTATCTTTACTCTGTAACATATGATCTTGTTATTGGGGTTGTTTATGAAATATCCAAAAATATGAAAGTGAAGGAGAAACACAGGGAATTTATTGCGAATTTTTATACCTTGGCATTTATAGGATTGATCATACAATGGATGAAAAAGGGGATGAAGGAAGAACCGGAGAAACTAATTAAAGATTTAAGTGAACTTATTGAAGGCAATTTTATGAAAGCTCTGCAAAAATATGAGCTGTGTGATTAAAAAATATACAAATTCTATCAAATGTCAAAATTTTATACAGTTTAAGCTCTTTGATTATTTCAAAATCGGCGTTATAAAGCTATATTATTTTTAGAAATATTTGATAATCAAGGAGCTGATTTTTTATGAGAGATTATAAAAACACTCATGCTTATTTTGTAGGAGGAGGAATAGCTTCGCTTGCAGGAGCGTGCTATTTGATTAGGGATTGCAGCTTTCCAGGTGATCATATTCATATTTTCGAAGAATTGAATGTCTTAGGTGGAAGCAATGATGGTGCGGGTAATCCTGAAACTGGATATGTAATAAGAGGCGGCAGGATGCTGAACGATGAGACTTATGAAAATAGTTGGGAGCTTTTATTGTCAATACCATCCATCGACAATCCGGAAAAATCTGTTAGAGAAGAGATAATTGAATTTGATTCTCAACATCCAACCCATTCCAATGCAAGACTTGTTGATAATAACGGTGAAGTTGTAGATGTATCATCTATGGGTTTTGACAATGAGGATAGGATTGCTTTGGCAAAGCTCATTGTAACACCTGAAGAAAAGCTTAATATGTTGAAAATTAGTGATTGGTTTAAACCACACTTTTTTGAGACCAATTTTTGGTACATGTGGGCAACGACTTTTGCATTTCAACCGTGGCATAGCTTAGCAGAATTAAGAAGATATATGATAAGGTTTATGCATGAATTTCCAAGAATTCATACATTGGAAGGTGTGACAAGAACACCTTATAATCAATACGATTCTTTAATTTTACCAATAAAGAAGTTCTTGGAAAATCACAATGTTGATTTCAAACTGAAATGCGTCGTAACAGATCTAGACTTTAAGGATTCAGATGAAATCACAGTTACAAAGATATACTACAAAGAAGAAGGCATAGAAAAGACAATTGAGTTAAATGAAAGCGATGTTGTATTTGTCACGAATGGTTCTATGACAGAGGGCTACAGCTTGGGAGCCATGACAAAGCCACCTGTTTTAAACGATAAAGGTGCATCGTGGAAATTGTGGGATAAGATTTCAAAGAAAAAACAAGGTTTAGGAAATCCTACTGTATTTGACGATAATATACAAGGATCAAAGTGGGAATCATTTACTGTAACTTGTAATAATTCAAAGTTTTTTGATTTGATGGAGAAATTTTCGCGCAATAAAGCTGGGACAGGTGCTCTTGTTACGTTTAAGGATTCTAATTGGTTTATGTCAATTGTTTTGGCACATCAACCACACTTTAGAAATCAACCTGATGATGTAAAAGTATTTTGGGGGTATGGATTGTATCCAGATAATCCGGGCAATTATGTTAAAAAGAAAATGTCAGAATGTACAGGAGAAGAAATATTAATTGAACTTTTGCATCATTTAAAATTTGAAAAAGAGATGGACGATATAATAGGATCAGCAAATTGCATTCCATGCATGATGCCATTTATTACAGCACAATTTATGCCAAGGTCAATAGGAGATAGACCTCAAGTTGTACCGGAAGGCTCAACTAACTTAGCATTTATTGGGCAATTTTGTGAAATACCTGATGACGTAGTATTCACCGAAGAATATTCAGTTAGGTCTGCAAGAATTGCTGTATATAAACTTTTTGGAATAACTAGACCAGTGGAACCGATAAATCAATATCAGTATGATGTAAGAACGTTGTTTAAGTCATTTGTGACGATGTTCAAATGAATATATGATTAAAAATCTCTCCATCTGAAAAGAGGGGAGATTTTTTAATGCTGTTATTTAATATTAACGCTAAATTATATAAAAAACTCGAAAGAAAATTATCATCTTTTAGTGAGGAGATGAATTTCTATTGTATGAGATAGAACAATATGGCATAATAGTCTTGAAAGATTTTATCAAGAGAAATTAATGTCTTTTTATACAAGCGATTTTTCTATTAATGTCATGTGTATCATGATGAATGGTGGTGATGACTATGAATATTAACGATGAACAAGTCGATGTAATAAAGAATTTTCTTATAAATAAAGTAGAGCGTATGTAATATATCTGTTTGGTTCGGCTGTAAATGGTATATTTAGAAGCGACAGTGATATTGATATTGCGTATTTAAGTGATAAAGATATTAGCGGTTATGATTTATTTATGATTTCGCAGGAATTAGCGGATTTACTAAAACGGGATGTGGATTTAATAGATTTGCGAAAAGCATCAACTGTATTCAAAGCTCAGGTGGTAGGAACGAAAAAAATAATTTATTGCAGCGATGATTTAAGGCGAATGAATTTCGAAATGTATGCATTGAAAGATTATGCGAAATTAAATGAGGAAAGAGCTGAAATAATTGATAAAATATTAAAAAGGGGACGGATTTACAGTGAGTGATGTGATTATTAATAAAACTGAAATTATGCATTCCTCAAAATAGTAGAGATGTATTTGAAAAGGTGGCCTTTAAAGCCGCCTTATTTTTATGCAAAAAAATCGGTGTTTTTATCATGCTTTTATTTATTTCATATTGTGTTATTTGATACTATGTTGTTTATTGTTGGTTTTTAGTATATAATTTAATTAAAATTTAAAAAAGTGGAGGAAAGTATATGCTTGCGATAGAACGAAGGAAGAGGATAATGAGGCTTATACAGGAAAATCAAAGCGTCTTGGTGCCTGAGTTAAGTAAATTGTTTAATGTGACAGAGGAAACTATAAGGAGAGATTTAGAGAAACTTGAAGCAGAAGGGCTTTTAAAGAGGACTTATGGTGGTGCTGTTATAAATGAAAATTCAAGTGCTGATATCCCCTTAAATATAAGGGAAATAACGAATATAGAAAGCAAACAGGCCATAAGTATGAAGGTTGCCGAATACATTGAAGATGGTGATACACTTTTGCTTGATTCAAGCTCTACAGTTCTTCAAGTAGCAAAGCAATTAAAATTCAAAAAGAAGCTTACAGTCATAACAAATTCGGAAAAGATAATATTAGAATTAGCAAATGCGAAAGATTGCAAAGTCATTTCTACAGGAGGAGTATTGAAGCAAAATTCTATGTCGCTAATTGGAAATTTCGCGGAAGATATGATAAAAAATTTCTGTGTAGATAAAGCCATAATATCATCAAAAGGTTTTGACATGACAAATGGCATTACAGAGTCAAACGAAATGGAAGCTGAAATAAAAAAAGCCATGGCCAACTCGGCAGAAAAAGTGTTTTTACTTCTTGATCACAACAAATTTGACAAGTCATCGTTCGTCAAGATGTTTGACTTAGATAAAATCGATTATCTATTTACCGATAGAAAGCTGTCTTTAGAATGGGAAGAATTCTTGAAAAAACACAATATTGATTTAATCTATTGTTAGCTAAATCCCACGTTTTGTGGGATGTTTTTTTATTTTAAAGAAATATTATTTTTAATTTTGTTAATTATGCATAATGCTATTGACATTTTATTAAATATTGATATAATAAAGATAAACAAAATAAAACAGACATAAATCAAAATAAATTCAATAAAAATTAACTTTATTTAAAGGAGGGCAAAAAGTGTATTCTGAATATGAGGTAAAAAAACAGATCTGCGAAATAGGAAAGAGAATCTACATGAATGGGTTTGTGGCAGCGAATGACGGCAATATCACCGTTAGGATTGGTGAAAATGAAATAATAACGACGCCTACCGGTGTCAGCAAAGGTTTCATGACTCCAGACATGCTATTAAATATTAATTTAAACGGTGAAGTATTAAAATCTTCAGGCGACTACAAACCGTCCACAGAAATAAAGATGCATCTTAGAGTCTATAGAGAAAGGCCAGATGTCAAATCAGTCATACATGCACATCCACCATTTGGCACAGGTTTTGCTATTGTAGGGATCCCGCTTACAAAGCCAATAATGCCAGAAGCAGTTATATCTTTAGGCTGTGTGCCGATAGCCGAATACGGGACGCCTTCTACAGAAGAGCTGCCAGATGCCGTCTCTAAATATTTGCAAAATTACGATGCGCTTTTATTAGAAAATCATGGTGCGTTGACATACGGTCCTGATTTAATTAGCGCATACTACAAGATGGAATCACTTGAATTTTACGCAAAATTGACATTTATTTCTACACTTCTCGGAGGTCCAAAAGAATTATCAGATAGCCAAGTAGAAAAGCTTTATGAAATTAGGAGAAAATTCGGTTTAAAAGGAAGACATCCAGGCGATTTGTGCAGTACATTAGGATGCAGCACAAATTCTGCAAAATCGAATGATGATGACATTTCTGAACTTGTGAATGTTATCACTAAGAAAGTATTAGAACAATTGAAATACAATTAAAAACATATTTCGAATAAAAAGAGGAATTCTCTATGAAACATTCTAAGCGATTTGAGGTTCTCGGCAAAAGACCTGTAAATCAGGATGGATTTATAAATGAATGGCCAGAAAAAGGCTTCATAGCAATGTGTAGTCCCAATGATCCTAAGCCATCAATAAAGATTGAAAACGACAAGATCGTTGAGATGGATGGGAAGAGAAGAGAAGACTTTGATTTTATAGATTTATTCATAGCTGATCACGCTATAAATATTTATCAGGCTGAGAAATCCATGAAAATGAACTCGCTTGATATAGCCAAAATGCTTGTAGATATAAATGTAGAGAGAAAGACTATAATAAAAGTAGTTTCGGGACTTACACCTGCCAAAATAATGGAAGTTGTAAATCATCTTAATGTCGTTGAAATGATGATGGCTATGCAGAAAATGCGAGCAAGAAAGATTCCGGCTAATCAATCACATATTACAAATCTTAAAGATAATCCTGTGCAGATTGCAGCGGATGCTGCCGAATGTGCTTTAAGAGGTTTTAGGGAAGAAGAGACCACCGTAGGAGTGACAAAATATGCTCCGTTTAATGCAATAGCGTTATTGATAGGGTCTCAGGCATTAAAAAGAGGCGTGCTTACTCAATGTGCTGTTGAGGAGGCGACGGAACTTGAATTAGGCATGAGGGGATTTACCACATACGCTGAGACTATATCTGTTTATGGAACTGAAAGTGTTTTTATAGATGGTGACGATACACCTTACTCCAAAGCATTCCTTGCTTCTGCTTATGCGTCAAGAGGATTGAAAATGAGGTTTACGTCAGGTACAGGTTCAGAAGTTCTTATGGGAAATGCAGAGGGTAAATCGATGTTGTACCTGGAAATCAGGTGCATCATGGTTACAAAAGGTGCAGGAGTGCAGGGGCTTCAAAATGGTGCAATAAGCTGTATAGGCATAACTAGCTCAGTTCCTTCAGGTATAAGGGCGGTGCTGGCTGAAAACCTTATAGCATCTATGCTTGATTTAGAGGTAGCATCAGGCAATGATCAGACTTTTACACATTCAGACATAAGAAGGACAGCAAGGACTATGATGCAGTTTTTACCCGGTACTGATTTCATATTTTCAGGTTACAGTGGAACGCCTAATTATGACAATATGTTTGCAGGTTCCAATTTTGATGCAGAAGATTTTGATGACTACAATGTACTGCAAAGGGATTTAATGGTAGATGGAGGGTTAAGGCCTGTAAAAGAAGAAGATGTGGTAGAAGTGAGGCGAAAGGCAGCTAAAGCTTTGCAGGATGTATTTAGAGAGTTAAATCTTGGAGTAGTTACAGATGAAGAAGTAGAAGCAGCAGCATATGCACACGGCAGCAAAGATATGCCTGAAAGAGATGTTTTGTCTGACCTTGAATCAATCGATGAGATGATGAAAAGAGGGATTACAGGCATTGACATCGTAAAGGCTTTATATAGATCTGGACATGAGGATATAGCGGAAAACATTTTAAACATGTTAAAACAGCGCATATCTGGAGACTATTTGCAGACATCAGCTATTCTTGATGAAGATTTTAATGTTATAAGCGCCATAAATTGTCCAAATGATTACTTAGGACCTGGAACAGGATATAGGATTGATAAAGATAGATGGGAAGAGATAAAGAATATTCCTTACACCATTAATCCTGACAATTTGTAAAGATGGTGAAAAAATGTACGTAGATGAAGAACTGTTAAAAGAAATTACTAAACGTGTTATAGAAGAATTAAATAATAAGCATAAAACTGATAATGTGCCTTCGTATTTTATTGAAAATGGAGTTGCCTATAAGGGTAAAAATATAGAGGAAGTCGTCATTGGTGTTGGGCCTGCATTTGGAAAGCATATAAAAAAGACTATAAATGGCCTTGACCATAGAGATGTCATAAAAGAAATAATTGCAGGCATCGAAGAAGAAGGTATGGTTCATAGAATTGTAAGAGTTCTAAAGACTTCTGATGTGGCGTTCATAGGCAAAGAAGCTGCTTTATTAAGCGGATCGGGAATAGGCATAGGCATACAATCAAAAGGTACTACAGTGATTCATCAAAAAGATTTATATCCTTTAAGCAATTTAGAACTGTTTCCACAAGCTCCACTGCTAAATTTAGAATTATACAGG comes from the Thermoanaerobacterium aotearoense genome and includes:
- a CDS encoding oleate hydratase yields the protein MRDYKNTHAYFVGGGIASLAGACYLIRDCSFPGDHIHIFEELNVLGGSNDGAGNPETGYVIRGGRMLNDETYENSWELLLSIPSIDNPEKSVREEIIEFDSQHPTHSNARLVDNNGEVVDVSSMGFDNEDRIALAKLIVTPEEKLNMLKISDWFKPHFFETNFWYMWATTFAFQPWHSLAELRRYMIRFMHEFPRIHTLEGVTRTPYNQYDSLILPIKKFLENHNVDFKLKCVVTDLDFKDSDEITVTKIYYKEEGIEKTIELNESDVVFVTNGSMTEGYSLGAMTKPPVLNDKGASWKLWDKISKKKQGLGNPTVFDDNIQGSKWESFTVTCNNSKFFDLMEKFSRNKAGTGALVTFKDSNWFMSIVLAHQPHFRNQPDDVKVFWGYGLYPDNPGNYVKKKMSECTGEEILIELLHHLKFEKEMDDIIGSANCIPCMMPFITAQFMPRSIGDRPQVVPEGSTNLAFIGQFCEIPDDVVFTEEYSVRSARIAVYKLFGITRPVEPINQYQYDVRTLFKSFVTMFK
- a CDS encoding class II aldolase/adducin family protein, translating into MYSEYEVKKQICEIGKRIYMNGFVAANDGNITVRIGENEIITTPTGVSKGFMTPDMLLNINLNGEVLKSSGDYKPSTEIKMHLRVYRERPDVKSVIHAHPPFGTGFAIVGIPLTKPIMPEAVISLGCVPIAEYGTPSTEELPDAVSKYLQNYDALLLENHGALTYGPDLISAYYKMESLEFYAKLTFISTLLGGPKELSDSQVEKLYEIRRKFGLKGRHPGDLCSTLGCSTNSAKSNDDDISELVNVITKKVLEQLKYN
- the larA gene encoding nickel-dependent lactate racemase; translated protein: MGYKDVSLKYGKGTVNVKVDENMSTVLYPEDLPGVEDPMAEVLRSLEKPIDKAPLSDLVKGKKDVVILASDITRPSPSQILIPPIIDELNKAGISDDSIKIVFGLGYHRKHTDDEKKTLVGEEVFKRIKCIDHDIDDCVYVGTTKRGTPVEVFREVYNADFIIATGNLELHYKAGYSGGHKALLPGVCSKNTIEKNHVLMFSEGAMPGKIDGNPMREDIEEGGKLAGVDFIVNAVLNSHKEIVKVVSGDPIKAHREGAKYIDKMYKRVIPEKADIVVASCGGYPKDINLYQAQKGLDNAQYSVKDGGTIILVAECKEGLGEKLFSDWMVNSSSIDEPLKWIKEEFRLGAHKAAVICEVLKRADIYLVSSFDRSFTEKIFFKYAKTVQDALDEAIKKYRDPKVLVLPYANSTLPYVEE
- a CDS encoding DeoR/GlpR family DNA-binding transcription regulator, with amino-acid sequence MLAIERRKRIMRLIQENQSVLVPELSKLFNVTEETIRRDLEKLEAEGLLKRTYGGAVINENSSADIPLNIREITNIESKQAISMKVAEYIEDGDTLLLDSSSTVLQVAKQLKFKKKLTVITNSEKIILELANAKDCKVISTGGVLKQNSMSLIGNFAEDMIKNFCVDKAIISSKGFDMTNGITESNEMEAEIKKAMANSAEKVFLLLDHNKFDKSSFVKMFDLDKIDYLFTDRKLSLEWEEFLKKHNIDLIYC
- a CDS encoding fumarylacetoacetate hydrolase family protein translates to MRIVRIDDEGKKYGVVDGENIFTIDGSLIKNLKIDDVKLLPPCDMTKAVCVGLNYGDHIEEMGDRRPDEPTLFIKPATAAIGPDDYIVIPKMSERVDYEGELAVVIKKTAKDVSEDEALDYVLGYTIANDVTARDLQSKDGQWTRAKSFDTFLPIGPWIETDVDPSNLEIKTYVNGVLKQHSNTKHLIFNVPKLVSFISHVMTLNPGDVILTGTPSGVGPIKSGDVVTIEIEGIGKLTNKVK
- a CDS encoding propanediol/glycerol family dehydratase medium subunit encodes the protein MYVDEELLKEITKRVIEELNNKHKTDNVPSYFIENGVAYKGKNIEEVVIGVGPAFGKHIKKTINGLDHRDVIKEIIAGIEEEGMVHRIVRVLKTSDVAFIGKEAALLSGSGIGIGIQSKGTTVIHQKDLYPLSNLELFPQAPLLNLELYREIGKNAARYAKGMMVKPILIQNDYMVRPKYQVKAAIMHIKETEKILKNAQSIQLTIDL
- a CDS encoding propanediol/glycerol family dehydratase large subunit gives rise to the protein MKHSKRFEVLGKRPVNQDGFINEWPEKGFIAMCSPNDPKPSIKIENDKIVEMDGKRREDFDFIDLFIADHAINIYQAEKSMKMNSLDIAKMLVDINVERKTIIKVVSGLTPAKIMEVVNHLNVVEMMMAMQKMRARKIPANQSHITNLKDNPVQIAADAAECALRGFREEETTVGVTKYAPFNAIALLIGSQALKRGVLTQCAVEEATELELGMRGFTTYAETISVYGTESVFIDGDDTPYSKAFLASAYASRGLKMRFTSGTGSEVLMGNAEGKSMLYLEIRCIMVTKGAGVQGLQNGAISCIGITSSVPSGIRAVLAENLIASMLDLEVASGNDQTFTHSDIRRTARTMMQFLPGTDFIFSGYSGTPNYDNMFAGSNFDAEDFDDYNVLQRDLMVDGGLRPVKEEDVVEVRRKAAKALQDVFRELNLGVVTDEEVEAAAYAHGSKDMPERDVLSDLESIDEMMKRGITGIDIVKALYRSGHEDIAENILNMLKQRISGDYLQTSAILDEDFNVISAINCPNDYLGPGTGYRIDKDRWEEIKNIPYTINPDNL
- a CDS encoding MBL fold metallo-hydrolase, which codes for MKLCFCGGASEVGASCYLANIDGKNILLDCGIRMSSNKDNLPDFQLIQENGGVDVILISHAHMDHIGALPIISRIYPDAKIYMTHAAKDLTRVLLYDSLKIMEREAEIPAYAEIHVKEMLNRIICHTPGHTFSPFLDADLKVTFYSAGHIAGAASIYIVGNGGSFFYSGDFSRFRQNTIEGASIPKLRPDVAFFESTYGDKLHANRELEESRLVEKIGSVVKNGGKVLIPAFALGRAQEIILILKKAINKGMINTKVYVDGMVKDICRIYKLNPNYLRENLAKKIFKGGEIFFDGNVMPVDMPEMREEIIKEPCVIVSSSGMLTGGPSQWYAEKLAGDEKNLIAITGYQDEESPGRRLLELTDEKDDDKKLKLGDKEIPVKCAVDKFGLSAHADMSEILSLVNFLYPKKVFLIHGDPDVIDFLGREVQRDIRTDVYVPQNGDVHDIDIQNPRKQLKREPFPSMKMEDALNEGNVEKLWRFVLDKIGVDIGLSVEDIGEIWGCVEDTDALKDLLNNSVYFQPDKKRMFLYRPVSEEELKSEEDKGPMEVNKMLSLVDEYFSRESGLYKKGARFDEKIAILYFDFPDVAKNKYSDLFKEFEKMTGWKVELNENVNTSAINDAIYKLMPNVSVNKVSYKAADKLVSVKIDGEIENIEEVKDKFYNETGLKLNINGQDAPVDTIHLVDTGDDKLEQNEALKIIDETFKDLPHKPYKKSIKTLNGIKYIELSFISKVVGERYKEKIDELIKKTGWPILVGNGCNQIEVINIAKRVFGEMGVNLKKNPSVYLDDLTVGISIDGDVTDEIIKKINDTLYDMTGLRLR
- the dhaS gene encoding dihydroxyacetone kinase transcriptional activator DhaS, encoding MANSQITKKVMADALKELMKTKPLNKISVQDIVDRCGLNRQTFYYHFHDIFELLEWIYKKEAIEKISQYKNYEHWTEGFYQVFKYIEDNKLFCMNTLNSLGREHLENYLYSVTYDLVIGVVYEISKNMKVKEKHREFIANFYTLAFIGLIIQWMKKGMKEEPEKLIKDLSELIEGNFMKALQKYELCD
- the mntA gene encoding type VII toxin-antitoxin system MntA family adenylyltransferase antitoxin; its protein translation is MDIAYLSDKDISGYDLFMISQELADLLKRDVDLIDLRKASTVFKAQVVGTKKIIYCSDDLRRMNFEMYALKDYAKLNEERAEIIDKILKRGRIYSE